A segment of the Nitrosospira briensis C-128 genome:
TGATGATCTGGTGCCGCTTTACCCGGAGCCTGTGCATGGTCTATTCAATATCGGTGTGTTGCATACGAGCCTGACCGGCGCTGCCGGCCACGATACTTATGCCCCGACCAGTCCTGGCGTGCTCATGGCCAAGGGTTACGACTACTGGGCATTGGGTCACGTCCATGCCCGGCAGGTTGTGTCCGAGAACACCCCTCGCATCGTGTTTCCCGGAAATCTGCAAGGGCGCCATGCCAACGAAACCGGCCCCAAGGGCTGCGAGCTGGTCACCGTAAATGCCGGCAGGGTAGAAGCAAGCTTTATTGAACTTGATGTCGTGCGCTGGCATCAGGTAACCGTGCCACTCGATGGGGTGGACGATGTGGCGCAAGTGGCCGAGCAGGCGCGAAAAGTACTGGCGGCCGCCATAGCGGGTGCAACCACTCTCCTGCATGCCGTCAGGGTCAATCTGATCGGACAAACCCATCTATACGAGCTGGAAGCGAAGCAGCCGGGGACGTTGGCCGCTGCAGTACAAGCTGCGGCACAGGATATCAGCGATTGCGAAGTCTGGATCGAGCAAGTGCGCCTCGCCATCCGCTCGCCGATTGATCGTACCCAGGCCACGGAAGGGCAGGACGCGATTGCAGAGCTGATCCGCCTGGTGGATGAGCTGGCCGCGGACGACGCAATGCTGGCGGACTGGTCGAAGCAGGTGCTGGGAGACGTCCTCGTCAGGTTACCGGCAGAAGTACAGGCAGAAGTACAGGCCGATGCGGCAAGTGACGGTCTTCCCCGGCTTGATGATCCGGCCTCGCTGCGAAGCCTGCTGGCGGATGCCGAGGCAACGTTGCTGGCGCGCCTGAACGTGGAGCGTGCCGATGGACGTGGCGTCCGATGAGAATAGAGAAGCTATTTTTGTCTGCCTTTGGCCCGTTTACGGATCGTGAACTGGATTTTGCAGCGACACCCGCCAATTTTCACCTGATCTATGGCCCGAATGAGGCTGGCAAGTCGTCGGCGTTACGGGCGATGGGCGACCTGCGCTTTGGCATCCACCCGCGTAGCACGGATGATTTTATTCATGAATACAGCCGCATACTGCTCGGAGGCGTATTCGCGAATATCGCTGGTGAACGCGTTGCCTTGGCGCGCCGCAAAGGAAACAAGCAAACGCTGCTCTATGCCGATCCAGGAAACGGTAAGCCGATCGGCAGTACCGCCGTCGCTGCTGACGTTGAGCATGCGCTGACCGGAGGCCTGGATCGGAAGCAGTTTGAGGTTATGTTCGGGATCGATCATGAACGTCTGCGCGAAGGCGGCAAGCTGCTGTTGAGCGCGGATGGCGAGCTGGGTTCGGCATTATTCGAAGCGAGCGCCGGAACGCGAGGTGTAACGGCGCTATTGGCTTCGCTACAGGAGGATAGCCGCCGCTATTTTATCCCACGTTCCAAGCAGGCCACCCTCAACGAAGCCAGTCTCCAGATCGATGAATACAAGCGCGCCTTTCGTCAGGCGTTGACCAGACCGGCTGAATGGAAAGACCGCCAGCGCGCCCATGCGGATGCCAAGACAAAGCTTGCTGAACTGAGGGACCAATTGTTTAAACTGCGGTGCAGGGAAAATGAGCTGACTGAACTGAGGGCAGTTCAACCCCTGCTGAAGCAATATGATGACGCTCTGGCGGCGTTGAACGGCTTGACGGAGATTCCATTATTACCTGTCTCTGCAAGAGAAAATCGCCTCTCCGCCGAACAGTCGCTGCAAACAGCACGAAAGACTATTTCCCAGGTGGATGTCGAACTGGTGGAATATGCCGAGGAGAAGGCGCAACTCATGATCGAGCCAGCATTGTTGAAGCATGCCGACGCGATTGAGCGCCTGATCAAAGACCGGGATGCGGCGAGTTATACACATGTTGAATTACGGAAAACCCAGGCTGAGGCCGATAGCGGCCAACTCGCGCTGGCCGCGATGACAGTCAAAATTGCAGGAGATCGCGCCATTGATGATGTGTTGGCAGCCATTCCCTCTCTGGCCGACCGGGTGATGTTGAATGAGCATGTTGCTCGATGCAATGACATGGAAGTACGTTTGAGTTCGCGCCACGAGCGGGTTACGGACATTAAGAAAAAACTGCAACAGCAGCCGGAAGGCAACCGGCCAATGATGGATGCGGTTTTGAAACGAGCAATTGAAGAAGCAGTGCATACGGCACGGGCAATGGGTGATTTCACAAAGCGCCACGAAAAGCTGCAGGGCGAAATAGAGGATCACGCGCGGCGGGTGCGGCAGGGCTTGACTGACCTTGGGCTCTCTACTGTAGAACAACTGCAAGGCAGCCAGCTATTATTGGCGGCGGAAATAACTTCGGCGGAAAAGGAATTCAATAGGCTGGAAACTGAAATCAACAGTCTCCACAAGGAGGAAACGGCGCTCAAGCGCGACCTGAAAACTCAACAGCGGCGTCAACATGAACTTGCGGCGGCAGGTGAAGTGGTTACTGCGCAAACTTTGCGCGCAGCCCGGGTGCATCGCGACCAAGGTTGGGATTTGATACGCAAGGCATTTATTCAGCGTAGTGAAAATCCTGAATCGCTTGCCGCTCAATTCGATCCGGACCGTCCCTTGCCTGAAGCATTCGAGAATTCACAGAACGAGGCGGACCGCCAGGCGGATCTGTTGCGCGAAGGTGTCGAGCGAGCTACCAGAGTGGCTGAGTGCGAGGCACGTATCGCCGAAATGGAAGCACGATTAAAAGAAATTATCTTCTTGAAGCAAGCCAATGCACTGGCGCAAAACCAGGCTCAGTCGGCTTGGCTCGCCAGGCTCTCCGCCGCGAGCTTGCCTGCCCATCAGCCGGCAGCGCTGCGAGAATGGCTGAATCTGCGCGGCACCATTCTGGAGTTGATCCGGCAGCAAGCCAAGGTATCGGATGAGCAGTCCCGCCTTCTTGCTGAAGCGGAACAGGCTGCATCGACCCTTGGCATGGCGCTGTCCGCCGTGGGTGAAGCTGTCCAGGCTGATGTACATAACCTTGGCTCAATGATTGCGCGAGCTTCGGATTGGATTCAAACCATGACCAAGGTGGCTGCGGACGAGGCGGCTCGCCGGAATACGATAAAGAGCCTTGAAAACGACCTGAATGCGGCAAATCAGGATATCAAGGAGTGCGGCGATGCGCTATCCGTGTATATGGACAAACTGGCTGGCTGGCATACACGGTTGTTCCTTGCTGGAGACAGTTCGCCTGAGGCCATCAAGGCCAGGCTGGATGAGCTCGATGCCTTGCAAAAGGCGAGGGTTACGCAGGATGGCCGATTGTCGCGCATCCATGATTTCGTTGCGACCCTGGATGCCTTGTTCGACCAGGCAAAGCGACTTGCGACATTACTGGGCGAGCCTGAGCCCCCACATATAGATGATTTCGTTGATCGTTTGCAAGACAGGCTAACGAAATCCCGTTCAGCAAAAATAAAAAATGATGGACTCGACCGCCACGTCGAGGCTGCTCAACGCAAGAAACGCGATGCTGAAACGGAGCAGTCCGCGAGTGAAGCGGCGCTTCTTGCGCTGTGCCATGTCGCAGGTGAAGCGGACGTGAATAGTCTGAGCCATGTCGAGGAACAGTCGGCCAAAAAACGGCTATTACAGGAAAAGGCTGAATCGCTGATTGGGCAGTTGCGTGAAGCGTCGACCTCGGCACTTCCCGAATTACGTGAAGCCTTGTCGGGGCTGGATATCGCGGCGACAGACATCGAGCGGGAACAATGCCGGGTATCCATCAAACAACTTGAAGAGAAGGTGAATGCGGCGGCAGATGCCGAGCAAATAGCACGACGCTCACTGGATGAGATCGATACCTCCGATCGTGCTGCCGAAGCCAGAGAGCAGATGGAGTCGGCTATTGCGCGTTATTGCGCTGGAGTAAAACCATGGGCGCAGTTGAAGCTGGCCGAATCACTCCTGCGTGAGGCATTAAGGCGCTTTCGCGACAAGGCGCAAGCCCCCATGGTGACCTTGGCCTCCGAGTATTTTCGGCTGGTTACAAATGGCCGCTATCGCCGCCTGATCGTGGATGACTCGGCTGAGCAGCCTGCGTTGCAGGCCGAGCGCGACGATGGCAGGCATATTGGCGTATCGGCCATGAGCGAGGGTACCGCGGATCAGCTTTATCTCGCCCTGCGCTTGGCTGCATTGGAATTGCAACGCAACGAACAGCGGCAAATGCCGTTGATTCTTGATGATGTGCTGATTACTTCCGATGATGAGCGCGCTGCGAATATTTTCAGCGCGCTGGCACGTTTTGCCGAGGGCGGGCAGGTGATGCTGTTCACGCATCACCGTCATCTCATCGATATAGCCAGCGGGCTATTGCCGACCGATGTTTTGGCGATTCACTCACTATGATCTGAATGGAATGAATTCAGTACCGCGACGGAAAGCGAGTCATCACATTGTGACCCGAACCCCTGTTCATGCTTTAGTTCGACGGCTTGTTCGCAGGTTCTTCTTCCGACTGATCATCGTAACTCCCGGTCGGTGGGTTACCGTCATATATCAAATGCTTGCGCTGCTGCAAGTAGGCATCGCGCACAAACAAATAAGGATCCAGCGCAGCCTGGTCGCGAAGTGCCATGGGGCCGGATAGTCTCGCCCGGAGGTCGATGATGCCGAGAATGGAGAGCGGTACCGCGATGGCGTTGCCAATTGCATAAGGGCCCAGGAAGGTACCCACATAAAAGAGCATATTGGTCAATACGCTCACGGGAATGCTCGTGGCGTCACGGTAACTGCTGGGTCCGAATAAAGGAATAAAAAGATAAGTATTTGAGTCGACACCCCACACAGCCAGTGTTTGTCCAAAGTCTTCGCTATGTAGCGGCAAACCCATAGGCGAGGCCACATCAAAGAGTCCGGCTATTCCAATGGTCGAATTGATACCCAGACGCAAGGTGTCCCGGAACCCCTGCCGTACCTTGCCCTGTAAAAAATCGTTCAGGATTGTTTCCGGATATCCGAGATTGTCATAAAAATTTCCAACGGAGCGCCGCACAGGCTTGGGCACATGGTCGACATAGGCGTCCGCGACCGGCTTCAGAACGTTCCGGTCGACCATATCGGTGAAATCATAAGACTTGCGATTAATGTTCTCATGGGGGTCCATTGCGTCAAAGCTCTGGTCGTGCGGACGCACGGCCGCGCAACCGGCAAACAGAATCGTGCATATTAACAACAGGACTTTGGCTGAATAGCTATGCTTCATGGTCAGATATAACGAATAGACGGCAGTTTATCGAGATTTATATATACCGAAGCCCACTGTCGCTCGGCACCCCGCAATGCTATGGAACGCTCAGTTGGCAGTTCCAACAAGCTCATCCAAAACTATACGCTAAAGCCGGAGAACATCAAACGTTTCGCTGAAATGCACTGTTTTGGACCGTATCTTCTCGCGCTTCGAGCAACTTGATCAGTTCACTGTTTTCATCCATTTCGCCTTGATCGTCGAAGCACCTGGATTGTGTCAACAGGTCATGGATCCCAACCGGCATGGTTTACGAGGAGCAGCACATCACTTCAATCAAGCCCATCATATAATTGTTTTGCGAGAACGAAATTGATTATCAGGATCTTTCACGTGGGCTTGCTTTATCTTTACCAAGTCTTCGTAACTTTTATCGAAGTAGGTTCTGGTGGGCACCGAGCTGTCTTTGAAACTGATGAAGGCACCTGAGGTATTGGGGATATCGTAATCACGGCAAACATCCATCCAGTCAAGCGCGCGGTTTATGCGCGTGTATACGTGATTGTTCTGGCCTTCCTTCTTTTGTTCTTCAGTTTCGTTCCACCAGGTTTGATACTGTATCGTGAATAGCTTATCCTTGTAAGGAAAGGCGCTTTTTGTTTTCTGCTCCGGGGTAATCACGTGCTGATAATAGTTGCCAGTGATGGCACCCAGAGTAATATAAGTAAACAGATCCAAACCTTCGTTGCCGGGTAGTACGAGCGGGGAGGTGAGACTCTCCAGCAGCTTGTAATGTCCTTCCTCGCCAAGGCCCTGGGCATCCGCCAGACGTGAGGTGATTTTATGGGGCCCAGGCTGATCTTCATCAGGAGGAAAAGGCGTTCCTTCCAGTCCTTGCTTCAGCTGATTCATGTTGTGGGCCGAATACCGATCCCAAGAGCTCATCAAGTGCTCGCCATAGCGTTGTAAGTGCTTGTATTTACTTCCGGCCTTATCATGATCACAAATGGGGGCAAAGGTATATCCACCGGCGGATTCGAAACGCTGACGTATAAACTCCCGCAGGCTGTTTTCATCTCCCTCCCAGTAACCATACATCACACAGTTGTGACCTACGGTATGAGGATTAAAGGGAGCATCTTCGGGGACATGATGTTTAGCAGCTATCTTCAGATTGGTCCCCACCAACTGGTTGGCTGCCGGATCGGTAGAAGCAACCACCACTTCCCAAGCTTGCAATATGGTAAGGGTGGGAATGGGGGTTGAATCGCGTATAGCAAATACCTTGTTTTCGGGTATATAGCAGCGTTTGTTCCACTCGATCTGAAACTTGATCATCTCGAAAGGTAACTCGAAGGTTTTGATCACAAGTTCGGTAACAATCCCATAGCTGAAGCCACCACCACCCTTAATGGCCCAAAGCAGTTCCCTTTCGTCAAGATCTCCGTCCATGCTCAATTTACGTATGGTGCCATCACCAAGCACCAGGGTAGCGCCGATCACACTTTCGCAGCACATACCGTGCTTACGGGTCCAGGGACCCCAACCTCCGCCCATGGTATAGCCCGCTATACACACCGTGCCGCAGGTTCCATGTGGAATCATGACATCGTCGTCAGCCAGTTTCGTGGTGAGATTCTGAAATGATGTTCCCGGCTGTATATGGGTAATTCCGCGCGCAGGATCAATTTTCACCTCATTCATTTTCGAGAGATCGAGCAGAATGGTATCGGTACCGGAGCATTCCCCTTCATGGTCGTGCCCGCCCGAGCGCACGCGTAAAGTCAGGGCATGTCTACGGGTAAACCTGACCACCACACTTACCTGTTCGGTAGTAACACACAGCACAATTGCTGCCGGCATAAACTGAAACCTGCGGTTGAAGATCTGGCGCTGTTGATCGTACTCTTCCTGATTTTCTGAGCAATTACAAAGTATTGTGGGCTGGGCTACTCCATCCAAGCAGTAAGCCTCCCGGAGTTTTTCAACGATAGTATTCATATATTAATTAGTAATCATGAGTTGAGCGGGTACGGTTTTATTTAACCTGGTCGCGAAACGGTTATGCTGTTGTTGTACTGGAGAGCATGATCGCGAAAAGGACTGGCAGCCTGTCGGACTTGAAGGAAATCGGCTGTGTCTGGTGGTCAGGCATTTGCAGCTAAAGAATGCTCAACCGTGTTAGATGGACAACATGCTCCAACTCCAAGACCAAGCGCTCTCGCACGACACGTTGGACCGAAACGATTATAGGCTCTTGCTCAAGCTCAACAACCTGATAGTTCTTACAGGTATTTCCACCAAATACCTCCGACAACGCCACGTTTTATTTCAATGCTCCCTGATCTGCGAGGAATGGTCCGTTAGCTCCCTCCGAAGTGCAGGTATCTATTCGCCGTAGCGGAGGAATACGTGCGTTATCGTACAGATTATTCTTTTATTCAAAGTCTATTCTTTTCTCCCGCTGATAATATTTGTTAAAGTAAACAGGAGAATCGTCATGAAGACTAAAACACTTGCCCCCGTTATTTTGACGCTCGTCATGGCTTGCGCGACCTCAAGTTTTGCTGGAGAAGCGACCGAAATCAAATGGTCTCAGGTGCCGGCCGCAGCACAAAAAACGATCTCCCAAAATATGGGCGAGGGAAAAATTGAAGAAATCAAAAAGAAGACGAGGGCAATAAGCGGTAAATCGGTCACGATTTATGAAGTGCACGCGAGAAAACCCGATCCAGGCGGAAAGAAATTTGAGATTGAAGTCGATGAAAGCGGCGAGCTTATCGAACTCGAGGACGAATGAACGTACGATTCCGATAGCTGGAATTCAAATAATTTGCATAGGATGCGGCATCACTCGCAGGACCGACAATACGAAGCTAAGCGCGTGGCTTCATATTTGATGGAAATCAAGAAGTAGAAGGCATACGGATTACCGCTCCCGGTTATTCAGGCGGTAACAGATGCTTTCGTTCAACAGAAATGAAATGAACGCTTCAGGCACTCCAGGCATTCGCGAGGCCCCGGCAATCCGGGCCATATCTCAAGCGATTGGCGCTTTGGCGGTGGGCGCGGTCGCCATCGGTGCATTGGCCGTCGGCGCCTTAGCCATTGGTAGACTGGCAATTGGCCGCGCACGAATCCACCGACTGGAGATCGACGAGCTTGTCGTTCGGCGCTTGCGCGTTACCGAAAAACTTCAGGTCCCGCCTGCGCCGCCCGATGCCAAGCATATTGATCGCGCTGTTTCTTCCATTGAGATCTAACTAAAGAACGCTATGCAAAGCGACGAAGAGGAAATCCGGCAGTTGGTTTCCACCTGGATGGCCGCGAGCAAGGAGGGTGATGTGGAGACAGTCCTGTCACTGATGGCGGATGACGTTGTCTTTCTTGTGCCAGGCCAGCCCGTCATGCGCAAGGCCGATTTCGCGATGGCGGCGCGCGCTCAATCAGGCCAGGGGGCTCCGCAATTCGACGGCAGAAGCGAGATTCAGGAGATCAGGGTTCTCGGGGAATGGGCCTTTATGTGGACGAAGCTCACCGTCATCGTTACGCCACCCGGCAGCGCGCAATCCATGACCCGTGCAGGCCATACGTTATCCATCCTCAAGAAGCAGGGCGGAAAATGGGTGCTGGCACGCGATGCCAACATGCTGGCCCCCGTGTCGGGCAAATGACGCGGATGCCAAGGTCAAAGAATGCCACTTATTTCAGACTCAGCTCAGGTGATGAGGGGAGGCAGTTCTTGCCTTCACGGGTAAAGGTTGGGATGGGTAGGGTTAAAAAACAGAGAGATGCAGGATCGATGATCCGGCATGAATGTTTATCTTCCAGCAAGCACCCACTCGCAGAGGATTGCCAGGAATGGGTCGTAACCGGATGGCCGAGACTAAAGGCCCAGCGTGCGCAGCAATTAGAGGCCGGCGCCTGCTGAGCTGATAGCATTCAGCGGGCGCCGGGCCGCTAGTAGAGAGGCGTTTTAAAACTCGGAGTGGTTCCCTGTAGTATGTTGCTTGGTCGCGGCTTCTGGTGCATATGATCCCTTACTATCTGGCGGACGATCGCCTGCATCTTCTCCTCCTGGTGATTGCGTTCCGCTTTGCGTGTCTACTCCCTTGGCGTATCGTTGCCTTTTTGCTGATCGGTTTGGTCAGAGCCATGTAACTGGGCGTTTGCGGCCATCGGAAAGGCTGCCTGAATACTTGCCAGCCGCTGCTCCAGCACTTCAGCTTCGCTAATTCGGTTTGTTGCTCGATAGAATATCCCGAGGTTATTCAGGCTGGCTGCCACAGCGGGATGGTCCAGGCCAAAGGTCTTTTCCTGTATTGCCAGTGCTTGTTTAAAAAATTGCTCGGCCTGCTCATGACGACCCTGCATGTAATAGAAAGCCCCGAAATTACCCAGGCTAATAGCCACTTCAGGATGGTCTGGACCGAGAGATTTTTCTTTGATCGCCAGAGAGCGTTGAAAAAGCGGCTCGGCTTGCTCATAGCGACTTTGATTGTAGTAGATAACCGCAAGGTCGTTCAGGGTGCTCGCTACACTAGGATGGTCCGTGCCGAGGGATTTTTCTTGGATTGCCAATGCACGCTGATGTAACGGCTCAGCTAGCGTATCGAGGCGTTGGTTGCTATAGAGCAACGCGAGGTTGTGGAGGCTGACTGCCACATCGGGATGGTCGGGTCCGAGTGCTTTTTCCCTGATTGCCAGCGATTGCTTTTGGAGCGGCTCAGCCTGTGCATATTGCCCCCGGTTTCGATACAGTTCCGCGAGATTGTTCAGGCTGACTGCTACATGTAAATGGTCGGGTCCGAGTGCTTTCTCCCTGATCGCCAGCGCTCGCTTAAAGAGTGGTTCGACCTGCGCGTTTTGCCCTTGGGCGCCATACAAAAACCCGAGATTATTCAGGCTGGTTGCCACATTGGGATGATTGGGACCGAATGTTTTCTCCGCCACCGCAAGTGCTTTCCTGGTAACTGCTGTCGCTTTGTCATACTCGCCTTTCTGGTATAGCAACCCTGCTTCGCCCTCAAGTGCTTCCCATTCGTTCGACTGTGCGCCTGCAACAGCGTTGCATCCAATAAGCAGAAGAAAAAGAATTACAAGATTTTTAATGGGTGTCATGTGATGGACTCACGGAAAGGTTGCGAGAGAGTAAAAGGCCAAGGTGATTCAGGGTGATAGGTTGGGTTAATGGTTTTCTCATAGGCCGTACATGTTGAGTGGTGGTATGGGTTTCGGGCGGTTGGAGCATCTACTGCTGGTAGCTTGCCCTTGCACCTGTAGTCATATTTTCGCACGTGCTAAAACAGATTCATGAGGGAGCGCGGGAAGGAATTTTCCGCGCATGCATTATTGTGAATTGGTTGGGGTGGCAGCTAGTTCAGAATGGGGCGTGGTAAAAATTAATTGTTGTATTCCATTTTGGAAAGAAATGCACCTTGCTTATATTCCGGATGTTTGGAAAGGTAGTCCTCGTACTCCTCATGACTCCCTATATGCCGCAACACGTATGCCGCGGAAGCACCCATATTCTGGGCATCGATCTGGTATACCTGTCCTGCTTCGACGTCAACTTTGATTGTTGGCTGTTTCGGATGGAAGACATAGTGCATGCCATTCCCGTAAGCTGCGAATATCCCTAGCCAATGTGCCCCAGGATCAACCTCGATTACAAACGGGATCAATTCCGGCAGCCAGCTGGAAAATACAGTATTTCCGTCAACCTTCTGCACTGCTACCCGTATATGGTGGTTCCAGGTCTCGCTGTAATTCAGTCCAATAATTGTTGCAACATCCTTTTTACTTTTTATTTCACTTTCATACATCTTCTTTGGTGTGTATATGGCGCATCCCGAGAGAAACAGCGCAATGAGAAAACCCGACACATGCCGATTAAAGACAAGATTCATGCAACCCTCTTGAGGAAAATAAGTGGAGCGGAATTTTATCAGGATATTGCTGAGCTGGCGTATGGGCTGATATCGAACTCTCTTTATCGTCCGTTCGCATTTTTTCTATTTTCGCATATGCGAAAACATGCTCCGGATCGGCTTGGTTTGATTGACGAGGCCGCCGCTCAGCTATTACAAAAAGGATCGTAGCCGGATGGCCGCGACCAAAGGCCCGGTGTGCTAAACGCCTCGAGCCCGGCCCGCTGGCAGTATGTGAATGACCAAAGGATTCATCTGCCTTACCGCCGTCGTGGATTGGGCCTCACGCCGTGTGTTAGCCGCAAAGGTAGCAATCGCGCTGAAAGCCTGTCATGCCGTCGATGTGCTGCAAGAGGCGTCCATCGCCATGGCAAGCCGGAGATCGCGAATACCTAGGCAATCGATCATGCAAGACATGGACTGGTACAACCGATCCGGCCGCATTCGAGCCTGGGCAAGAAAATACCTGATGAGGCCTATGCCGTGATGCTGTCGACGGTTGAACTGGCGGCGTGAGAATCAGCAAAGATCCCACAAAAAAAATGCAGGTTGCTGTTCAGACAATCGGGACCACTTCCAACCATTTTCAATCGCGCGACGCGGGGATGGAGAGCCTTGGGCTGATGGCTATTTCGCAAGTACGATTAGTGACCATAGGGGTGGGCGGATGATTGGCAGGCATGTGCGAAATCAAGTTAAAGCCTGTCAGAAGCGGTATGCGGATTATCAGCTTCCGTTATTCTGAGCGCAAATATCCGTTGCGTCGGCGTGGTTCTTTATTCCATGAGCGGCATGGCGATCATGTTTTTCGTTATTGTCGCGCTATAGTTTGATATCATAACGCGTCGATTAAAACGCGGAACGGATCATCTGGATGAAACCTAATCACAAGAAAAGAATAATTTCATGGGGCCGCTTGCTGCCACTAACAATTGCCCTGGGACTTGTCGCGTGTGGTGGTGATGGCAGCGGACCCACCGCAAGCAATGGTAGCGGCGGCAACAGCGCTGCAACCGCCGAAAAAGGTCCGGCTACGGGCAGATTGCTGGATGCCGCCGTGAGCGGCGTAGCGTACCTGGCGTCTTCCGGCGCCGCCGGCAATACAGATGAAAGCGGGATCTACAAATACAGTCACGGGGATACGGTTGAATTCAAGCTGGGCAGCCTGATTCTCGGGAAACCGAAAGGCGCGGCTATCGTTACCCCTATGGAACTGGCCGGTGACAGTGATAAAAGGTTGCAAAACCTGCTTATCCTGTTGCAGTCGCTGGACGCTGATGGTAATGCCGTAAATGGCATTACCATTCCGGCTGCGGCCGCGGCGGCTGTCACTGCCTCGATTAATCTGGATAGCGAACCTGCTGCGTTTACCGCATCGGCCGAATTGCAGAAAGCAAGGGAGGCGGGCGGCGTTACGGGTGTAGTGAAGACGGCGGAACAGGCCAACGCCCACTTCCTTTCGCAGGGGATACCTCTGCTCAGCACCAATATCTGGGTCAGACATGATGACGCGACAGCTTCTGTCATCCGTATTTCGGCTGGTAACGGCGGCGAATATCTGAACGGAGAAGCTACGCCGGATGATTCATGCGATACCAACCGTGTGTGCGGCGGCAAACTGCTGAGCAAAGCCGGAGTGGAATACGGAGCAGCGAGGGTATCCGAGTTTGATACAAGAGGATTCAAGTTTGTTGGCAAGCCCACAATCGATACCAACCTTCATGCCGGTTTATCCAACCCAAGGCCAGCCTGGCGCGTGCGTACCGATGGTTCCGAACTGATCGCCTCGGATATCATGACAGTGCAAAGACCGAGGAAACAAGCCAGTCTCTTCGGCGAGCTTTTCCATATTGCTGGCACGCTCGAGGTAAGCTCTTCGAAGGAACCCATCAAGACCGAGGTCAAGGAGATCAGGTATTCCAAAATGGAGAATGATCCAAAAGGCATTATCGGGGCTTGGGTACCTGACCCGGCTGCCATCAAGATACAAACCTACT
Coding sequences within it:
- a CDS encoding tetratricopeptide repeat protein — encoded protein: MTPIKNLVILFLLLIGCNAVAGAQSNEWEALEGEAGLLYQKGEYDKATAVTRKALAVAEKTFGPNHPNVATSLNNLGFLYGAQGQNAQVEPLFKRALAIREKALGPDHLHVAVSLNNLAELYRNRGQYAQAEPLQKQSLAIREKALGPDHPDVAVSLHNLALLYSNQRLDTLAEPLHQRALAIQEKSLGTDHPSVASTLNDLAVIYYNQSRYEQAEPLFQRSLAIKEKSLGPDHPEVAISLGNFGAFYYMQGRHEQAEQFFKQALAIQEKTFGLDHPAVAASLNNLGIFYRATNRISEAEVLEQRLASIQAAFPMAANAQLHGSDQTDQQKGNDTPRE